A stretch of Gossypium hirsutum isolate 1008001.06 chromosome A06, Gossypium_hirsutum_v2.1, whole genome shotgun sequence DNA encodes these proteins:
- the LOC107963046 gene encoding uncharacterized protein has protein sequence MVATEYEHYMHFEDDLRDDLQVLIAPQRKRDFAVLVEKPKIAEDVKRTSHQNREKDKGRNKRARQPALVYAARHREDGDAPDVIASMFFIHNVPYTLLIDVGSTHSYVACTVSKKLGVMCQNTTSEVTVLSPLGQSIRVNKLFKDVPLEVQGMIFLANLMELPFGEFDIILGMDWLVKH, from the exons ATGGTGGCAACTGAGTATGAGCATTACATGCATTTTGAGGATGACCTCAGAGATGATCTAcaggttttgatagctccacagaggaaGAGAGATTTTGCTGTGTTAGTGGAAAAGCCAAAGATCGCCGAGGATGTGAAGCGCACTAGTCACCAGAATCGTGAAAAGGATAAAGGTAGAAACAAGAGG GCGAGGCAGCCagcactggtttatgctgcacgtcacCGAGAAGATGGAGACGCCCCAGATGTTATTGCGAGTATGTTCTttattcataatgtaccttacaCTTTATTGATTGATGTGGGATCTACGCACTCTTATGTAGCATGCACTGTGTCTAAGAAGTTGGGTGTAATGTGTCAaaacactacgagtgaggttaccGTGTTGAGTCCATTAGGGCAATCAATAAGAGTGAACAAATTGTTTaaggatgtacctttggaggttcaaggaatgATCTTTTTAGCTAACttgatggaacttccttttgggGAATTCGACataatattgggtatggattggctagttAAGCATTAG